A stretch of DNA from Bacillus sp. NP157:
CGCTTCGGCGGCGTTGCCGCGCGGCACGACGATCCGACGGCCGCAACGGCGCGCGCGGATCAGCGCGGGAAGGATGCCGGGAACGGGACGCAGCTCGCCGGAAAGCGCCAGCTCACCCAGGAATTCGCAATCGTCGAGGCGTTCGCGTGGCACCTGCGACCCCGCGGCGAGGATGCCCAGGGCAATGGCGAGGTCGAAACGGCCACCATCCTTGGGCAGCTCCGCGGGCGCCAGGTTCACCGTGACGCGGCGGTTGGGGTATTCGAAGGCGGTGTTCTGGATCGCGACGCGGACACGGTCACGCGCTTCGCGCACCGCCGAGTCCGGCAGGCCGACGATGGATGTGGAAGGCAGGCCACCGGAGAGGTGGACCTCGACGACGACCTGGGGCGCGGCGACACCTTCCTGCGCGCGCGAAAGGGTGACGGCGAGGCTCATGGCAGTCGGAATCGTAACTGCTTACGGAATTTGGGTGGTAGCGACCAGGGTCGATCCATGGTGGATCCGGCTCGCATGACGCACTCCTTTGCGTAGGCCTGGGGAAAATAACCGCCCCCGACCGCTCTCGGGGTGAGGGTGACGGATCGGGGGCGGTCCCGGGACCTGACGGCCGTCCTTGGTTACTGGCCGTTAGGCGTGGCGCCAGCCTCAAGGCTGGCGACCCGCTTTTCCAAACTTTCGAGCCTTTCGCGGGTCCGTGCGAGTACCTGGCTCTGAACGTCGAATTCCTCTCGCGTTACGAGATCGAGGCGGCGTAATCCTTGCGCCAGGATATCTTTGAAGTTGGCGTGCATATCCTCACGCGCTTGCGCCAACCCTGGCGGAACCAACGATGCCAACCGCTCTGCGAGTTGGTCGATACCCTGCATGTCCATCTTGCGACCCCGACGTCGTGGAATAAATTCTAAGTGATGAGAATGTAGGCGCTATCAGCGAACACCCCTACGTAGTGTAGGGTTTTTCCTACAAAGCACCCAGGAAGCGGCGACGCAGGCCTATGGCACAATGGCCGTCCGCGCGCCGCAGCCGGTGCGCCCCAAGGAGTTCTTACATGAAGCTGGTGGTCGCCATCATCAAGCCGTTCAAACTCGACGATGTCCGCGAGGCCCTCGCCGATGTAGGCGTCCAGGGCGTGACGGTGACGGAAGTGAAGGGCTTCGGCCGGCAGAAGGGCCACACCGAGCTCTACCGTGGGGCCGAGTACGTGGTCGACTTCCTGCCCAAGATCAAGCTGGAAGTGGCCGTGGCCGACGACCAGCTGGAGCGCGTGGTCGAGGTCATCCAGCAGGCCGCCCGCACGGGCAAGATCGGCGACGGCAAGATCTTCGTCACCCCGCTCGAGCAGGTGGTCCGGATCCGCACCGGCGAACTGGACAACGACGCGCTCTGACCCGCCTCAGGCCGCCTGGGCCAGCGCGGCCCGCTTGAAGCGGCGGTGGTGGACCAGGATGCCCGCGTAGTAGGCCAGGTAATAACCCAGGGTCAGGCCGACGACGGCCATCGTGAGCGGGCTGTCGCCGGGGCCCGGGCCATGGGCCGGCGCGGTGCCCGCATGCATGGCGCCACCCAGGATGATGAAGCGGTAGGCCATGCGCCCAACCAGCAAGGCCGTCAGGGCGGCGCCCAGCCAGGGGTTGGGGAAATAGCAGTCCGCGTTGTCCGTGCCCAGCTCGAACCGGGTTAGCTTCAGCCCCAGCATCGCCAGGGCGCCGCCTGCCACCAGGCCCGCCAGCGCGCCCTCGGCGAGGTTGATGCTGACGAAGCCGATCGTCATCAGGAGGCACGCCACCAGGGCAAAGATCCCGACGCGGATCGCCATCTTGCGCGTATGGATCGGCTGCCGGCCAAAGTTGCGCCGGACGCGCCGGTACACGATGAAGATCATCAGGCCGGCCATGGCGACCGGGACAAGGGCGGACGTGGACTGGGCGGCGGCCTGGGCAAGCATCATCGGTCTCGCGTGATTGGGTGTGGGCTTACCTTACGACCCCTGGCGCGCTCGCGGCAGGGACGGGAGCCATCCCGATCGGGTGACGACTGTCACGGCAGACCGGGATGGCGCCGGGCGGGCCGGTCAGGGCTTCGCCTTGCCCTGGTTGGCGACGGCCGCCATCTTGGCGGCGATTTCGGCTTCGTCACCCAGGTAGTAGTGCTTCACCGGGTTGAGCTCGGCGTCGAACTCATACACCAGCGGGATGCCGTTGGGGATGTTCAGTTCGGCGATGTCGTCGTCGGAGATGTTGTCGAAGTACTTCACCAGCGCGCGCATCGAGTTGCCGTGGGCGGCCATGAGCACGTTGTTGCCCGCCTTGATCGCCGGCGCCAGCACGTCGTGCCAGTACGGCAACACGCGGGCCACGGTGTCCTTCAGGCACTCGGTGAGCGGGACATCGGCGATGCCTTCGTAGCGTGCGTCGTCGGCGAAGGACATCTCGCCCGGCTTGAGGGCCGGTGGCGGGGTGTCGTAGCTGCGGCGCCAGATCTTGACCTGGTCTTCGCCGTATTTGGCCGCCGTCTCGGACTTGTTCAGGCCGGTCAGGGCGCCGTAATGGCGTTCGTTGAGGCGCCAGTCGGTCACCACGGGGATCCACATCAGGTCCATCGCATCCTGCACGTGCCACAGGGTGCGCACGGCGCGCTTGAGGTACGAGGTATGGGCCAGGTTGAAGCTGAAGCCGGCGTCCTTGAGCAGGCGGCCGGCCTCGCGGGCCTCGGCCACGCCCTGCTCGGTCAGGTCGACATCGGCCCAGCCGCTGAAGCGGTTTTCGAGGTTCCAGGCCGACTGGCCGTGGCGGATCATCACGAGCTTGTACATGGC
This window harbors:
- a CDS encoding accessory factor UbiK family protein; translation: MQGIDQLAERLASLVPPGLAQAREDMHANFKDILAQGLRRLDLVTREEFDVQSQVLARTRERLESLEKRVASLEAGATPNGQ
- the gpmA gene encoding 2,3-diphosphoglycerate-dependent phosphoglycerate mutase — its product is MYKLVMIRHGQSAWNLENRFSGWADVDLTEQGVAEAREAGRLLKDAGFSFNLAHTSYLKRAVRTLWHVQDAMDLMWIPVVTDWRLNERHYGALTGLNKSETAAKYGEDQVKIWRRSYDTPPPALKPGEMSFADDARYEGIADVPLTECLKDTVARVLPYWHDVLAPAIKAGNNVLMAAHGNSMRALVKYFDNISDDDIAELNIPNGIPLVYEFDAELNPVKHYYLGDEAEIAAKMAAVANQGKAKP
- the glnK gene encoding P-II family nitrogen regulator, translating into MKLVVAIIKPFKLDDVREALADVGVQGVTVTEVKGFGRQKGHTELYRGAEYVVDFLPKIKLEVAVADDQLERVVEVIQQAARTGKIGDGKIFVTPLEQVVRIRTGELDNDAL